A DNA window from Methylobacterium sp. NMS14P contains the following coding sequences:
- a CDS encoding autotransporter assembly complex protein TamA gives MRRASPPRLAALALVLLVAAGAEPARAFDLFGLFGSEPEPPPPSTTALPYTLRITGTDDSDVLRALQDTSTLYRLRQEPPPDGEGLLRRAETDLAKLADVLSGYGYYQGTVSIRIDGAPVPGQAASAVGAAEAWRDRGLVPVRIAVDLGPLYHLRRITVRDPAGNPFPDSELPARVTRVDDDVPARSATVLAREAQVVDQFRAQGHPFAKVIARDPVVDDSAHVMDVTFTVAPGPVAGIGSVAVSGAPGIDPATIRSFIYAEPGDPYSPQAVAAIRRSVARIEGIGGVRVREGTTLDADGNLPLFVAVTERERNLVGVSARYSTVDGPGVRAYYANRNLFGGGESFRVDADIYYLGLGNDPFANQRKLAGIGTNGLGGRLSATYVQPALWGTRNDFLANAFITREVQQSYFVDGGGVSGAIRHRFSDTFSAQIGLDAQAGRSKDALGTVNYRLIGVPASVTYDSTDSLLDPTRGVRAIASLAVYPGAISSPGIVVAKAQGSTYYALDDEARVILAGRVGFGSVSGAPLGEIPDNFRFFAGGGGSVRGYPYRTLGPIGPFNLPIGGRSLLEASIEARIKVTDTIGVVPFFDAGTAFASATPDFDEKIRKSVGIGLRYYTGIGPIRADVAFPLDPYKGGHVRPAVLYLSLGQAF, from the coding sequence ATGCGTCGCGCATCGCCGCCGAGGCTGGCCGCCCTGGCCCTGGTCCTGCTGGTCGCCGCGGGGGCTGAACCCGCGCGCGCCTTCGACCTGTTCGGCCTGTTCGGCAGCGAGCCGGAGCCGCCGCCACCGAGCACGACGGCGCTACCGTACACGCTGCGGATCACCGGCACGGACGATTCCGACGTGCTGCGGGCCCTGCAGGACACGTCCACCCTCTATCGCCTGAGGCAGGAGCCGCCGCCCGACGGCGAGGGGCTGCTGCGCCGGGCCGAGACCGACCTCGCCAAGCTCGCCGATGTCCTGTCGGGCTACGGCTACTATCAGGGAACAGTGTCGATCCGCATCGACGGCGCGCCGGTGCCGGGCCAGGCGGCGTCCGCCGTCGGTGCCGCGGAGGCGTGGCGCGACCGCGGCCTCGTCCCGGTGCGGATCGCGGTCGATCTCGGGCCGCTCTACCATCTGCGCCGGATCACCGTGCGCGATCCGGCGGGCAACCCGTTCCCGGACTCCGAGTTGCCGGCGCGGGTCACCCGCGTCGACGACGACGTTCCCGCGCGCTCCGCCACGGTGCTGGCGCGGGAGGCGCAGGTCGTCGACCAGTTCCGCGCGCAGGGCCATCCCTTCGCCAAGGTGATCGCGCGCGACCCCGTGGTGGACGATTCCGCCCACGTCATGGACGTGACCTTCACGGTGGCGCCGGGCCCGGTGGCCGGAATCGGGTCCGTCGCGGTCAGCGGCGCGCCGGGCATCGACCCGGCGACCATCCGGTCCTTCATCTACGCCGAGCCGGGCGACCCGTACTCGCCCCAGGCGGTGGCGGCGATCCGCCGGTCGGTGGCGCGGATCGAGGGGATCGGCGGCGTGCGGGTCCGAGAGGGGACGACCCTCGACGCCGACGGGAACCTGCCGCTGTTCGTCGCGGTCACCGAGCGCGAGCGCAACCTCGTGGGCGTCTCGGCGCGCTACTCCACCGTCGACGGGCCGGGGGTGCGGGCCTACTACGCCAACCGCAACCTGTTCGGCGGCGGCGAATCTTTCCGGGTGGACGCCGACATCTACTATCTGGGTCTCGGCAACGACCCGTTCGCCAACCAGCGCAAGCTCGCGGGGATCGGCACCAACGGCCTCGGCGGACGCCTCTCGGCGACCTACGTCCAGCCCGCCCTTTGGGGGACACGCAACGATTTCCTGGCGAACGCCTTCATCACCCGCGAGGTGCAGCAGAGCTACTTCGTGGACGGGGGCGGCGTCTCGGGGGCGATCCGCCACCGGTTCTCGGACACGTTCTCGGCGCAGATCGGGCTCGACGCGCAGGCGGGCCGGTCGAAGGATGCCCTCGGCACGGTCAATTACCGGCTGATCGGCGTGCCCGCCTCGGTCACCTACGATTCCACCGACAGCCTCCTCGACCCGACCCGGGGCGTCCGGGCCATCGCGTCGCTGGCGGTCTATCCCGGCGCGATCTCCTCGCCCGGCATCGTCGTGGCCAAGGCGCAGGGCTCCACCTACTACGCCCTGGACGACGAGGCCCGCGTGATCCTGGCCGGCCGCGTCGGCTTCGGCTCGGTCTCGGGCGCGCCGCTGGGGGAGATCCCCGACAATTTCAGGTTCTTCGCGGGCGGCGGCGGCTCGGTGCGGGGCTACCCGTACCGGACCCTCGGGCCGATCGGTCCCTTCAACCTGCCGATCGGCGGCCGCAGCCTGCTCGAGGCCTCGATCGAGGCGCGCATCAAGGTCACCGACACGATCGGCGTGGTGCCGTTCTTCGACGCCGGCACCGCCTTCGCCTCGGCGACGCCGGATTTCGACGAGAAGATCCGCAAATCCGTGGGCATCGGCCTGCGCTACTACACCGGCATCGGCCCGATCCGCGCGGACGTCGCCTTCCCGCTCGACCCCTACAAGGGCGGACACGTGCGTCCCGCCGTCCTGTATCTCAGCCTGGGGCAGGCGTTCTGA